The following nucleotide sequence is from Catonella massiliensis.
AACATCCACTTTGTCTTTACGGGATATCTGGAATTGGAGATATAAAACACTTCATCTTCTAATTTTTCCCATTCACCTTGCTCAAATTGAAACTTATATAAAATATAAGGCAATATTACTTCTTTCTTTTCTCCGGACTTCAACGTGACATCTAAATCAAATTGATTGCATAAAGAGTAAAGCATCATTTCAGTTGCTGTTGAATATCCTGTTTTTTCAATAGAATTAGGTCTGGTATCCACAGTTTCGCTTTTATTAGTCTTGTTGAAATATGTTACATTAACCAAGAATATTTTCACTTCTTCATCCATTTCCAAATCATAATCATATTTTTCCTTTGCTTCCTCTTTAGAAAGAACTGTGTATCCATTTACCTTCATAGTTACACCGTTAGTTACTTCTCTCTCAGTCCCAAATGGTATCATATCTTCCTTAACCGCACGGATTTCACTATTTACTTTATACACTCTAAAAGCATACAATACAACAAGCAAAATAACTGCGCCTAAAATAACCCTTTTTTTCACTCTGCCTTCCTCACTCTTCCTTCTTCCAGTATGAAAATAATGTCAGATAACAAAGTTAACTCCTCCATATCATGCGAAGCCAGTATTATGCAGGCTCCTCTTTCCTTTTCCTCTTTTAAAATATCAAGTAATTTTCTTACACTTTCCTCATCTAAGGCATTAGTCGGCTCATCAAGCAGGATTAATTCAGGACTTTCCATTATAGCTGCTGCAATTCCAAGCTTTTGTTTCATTCCCAAAGAATATGTTTTATATTTCTTCTTAAAGCAGGCTTTCTCAAGTCCGACCTTTTCCATTGCCGCTTCTATTTCTTCTTTTCCTATTAACCCCTTTATATCCGCTAGCATTTTTAAATTATCGTATCCAGATAATGATGGAATAAAGCCTGGATTTTCAATCAGAACTCCTACACTGTCAGGAAATGTCACATCTTTTCCTATCTGCTTCCCGCTAACCCTTACCAGTCCCTCAGTAGGCTTTATTAAACCACAGACAGCACGAAGCAGCATAGTCTTTCCACTGCCGTTCTTACCTTTTATTCCATAAATTTTCCCTTTATCCATTTCCAAGGAAACATCATCCAATACTTTGTTTTTATCAATTATCTTTGTTAAAGCTTCTATTTCTACATACATCTTAGATTCCCTCCTGTTCTTTGCCATAAATATCCAGTTTATTAAAATATCTGTACCCCAAGACTCCACATAAGAATAAAACAATTATAGAAATAATAATTCCTATGGTAAATGGCATTTTGTGAACTCTTAATAGCATCGTATAATTTCCTAACAAAAGAGCATTACACCAGTATGCTGATACCGATAAATAACCCATTAGCATTATTATAGCTAAAATATTGTTAGAAAGAAATGATATGGACATACAGGCAAAACTAATAACTAAAAACAGCAATACCGGCATTATTACAAGGCATAAATACATCTTAATACCAGATATATTGCTAATATCAACTCTCAACATTCTTTCACAAATTTCTTTATTAATTACAGTATTATTGCCACCATGTAATGCTGAAAATATGGAGCCTGTAAATACTATACATAAATAATAAAGAATTACACTAAAGAAAATATACACACACTTTCCAATCCACCAGCACCATTTATTTCCTGCTCTAATTAAAAACTGGTATCCCCTTTCAGTGTACTCTGCTTTCGGATATGTACCTATTCCAAATAGTACATATATATGTACAAACAGCCAGGCTATCGGTATATCAAAAATATCCTGATTTGTTAGCGTCCCAACCTCTTCTTTACCAGAAAAAATATACATAAGATAGTCGATAAGCCCTGCTTTATTATCCATATTCAAGCTAATTTTCTTATTCCAAAATGCTAAAATGACAGAAAGCAGTATGATGAAAAGCAAATATACTTTATATCTTCTGCAAATTCCATTTTTAACATCATGCTTTATCTGCCTTTTTAATAAAAGGATATTATCAGCCACTAAATCCACTCCTTCTTCTTAATACACTGTTTCATCAATACATAATAAATAATGCAGGTTAAAATAATGTATAACAAATAACCCATCTTAAATCCCATGCTATCCCACATTCTGTAATCAATAGTTAAAAAATTACAAAATAACGGAATTATCCTCTGAAACATTTCAAAAGCTACAACTGAAAGCAAAATTATAAATGTTATGATGCTGTTATGAAGCCTCAAATCCAAAAATATAATCCAAAGGCATACAAAAAAGTTTCTTATAAGCAGTGTAACAGCAGCGATAATAAAAACTATTATAAAACCTATATTAGAAGAATGTTCAGTTTTAAGTAAGTAAATACTGCTCTCACTCCCCCAGTTGATAAGAGTTCCGGTCTGTAAACTGCTAATAAAGGTCACCACTATCATCACAAAAGCAGTACATATGGCAGAAAATATTATTCCTTTCTTCATCCTTCTGCTTACTAATCTCTTCACACTTCCGAGTCGAATTAAACAGTTTACTTCATCATCATACTTTATTAAATTGGTAAATAATATGATGACAAAAGGTAGGATAAGCATACCATATACTCTCGGATCCAAAAAATAAACATAAGCATCAGCCAAGGTATAAAGTGCCCTGTAGTAATAAATTCCATTATACGGACTTGCAGTATAGTATAGGAATAAGGCACAAAATAAAAACATGGATATAATGATTAAGTTTAAATTACGCTTTAACATCCTGTTTCTTCCCTTTCCACATAAAAACTATATAGGATAATACAAAAAACAGCAGAAAATAAAGTATATATACCAACAAGTAATTATTGTTTGCTCCGCCATTTAGCATAAAGAACAGGGAATATTCCGTTCTATTGATTAAATTTGTCAGAGAGTAAATAAAAAAATAAAATACAAAAGGCACTATAAGTACACCAAATTTATGCTCCGTAAAATATGTATAACTAAGTGAAAGTGTAGCTATTACCCCTGCAAATAGAAAATCAATAACTATAAACATAAGTATATATATCAGTGGATGTGTAAAGAAGAGTTCATATAACATGGTTACAGGTGATATTGTCCCATTGGAGCCATTATCCGGCAAAAGTGCAGGTAAGAACATAGATGACATTATCAGGTTTAGCAGCAAAGGTGTGGCCACTGCTACTCCACCTGACAAAAATACAGCCAGATATTTAGCCTTATAATAAGTCTTTTTATCCACTCTAGTACATACATTTATAATATATCCACTTTTCCTGTCCTCAAAAAATGAGCTTCCAAAGGGAAGTACTGCAAGAAGCGGCAATATAAGGTAAAATATATAGCATTGAATCGGGTATAGCTCATTCCCCATCCAGTTATTAAATAAGCCTGTTGGCACATATAATGGATCTATAGCTTCAACAGATAATTCATAACCAATCTGGCTGCTTTGAGGTATTATTACGGACACAACATGCCATATAGATAAACCGCAGCCTATAAGCAAAGCCAGTTTCATACCTATAGTATTAAAGGCTCTCTTTACTTCATTAGTATAAATTGTTTTCATTAATTGCCTACCTTACATAATCTAATTTTACTATACGTTTATTTTCATCATCACTTCCCGGTGAAACACCTCTATCATTAATATCCAGGTAAAAGTCCACACTCTTATCATTTATAAATTTATCTTCTACTAAAAATACTAAATTAAAATCTCTTTTTTCTCCCTTTTTCATCTTTACCTTAAATGCACTTTTGTTGCTCATTGGAACATCATTATTGGAACTCAGCATCTCATAGCCTGTCTGCTGTATAGTATCCTTATACACTAATATATCTATAGTATTTAAATAAAAACCTCCAATTACCTCATCTACATCTAAACATTCCAAAGATGTATTAACAATAAAATAAGAATAACCATCTATTGCATTTCCATCTTTATCAACATGCCCCAAATCATCAGAATAGTTGAAGTCTCCCAGTTTTTTAGATGTTGATATTTTATTAATGGTATATCTGTTATAGGCAGTTTCAATAACATCATTTTGTGTTACAACTTTTATACCATATTGTTGTTTACTAATCTCATTAAAAATATGTTTTTCATCTTTGTTTGTATCTGTTGCAGAAGATGTATTCCTATAATCTAATTTTACTAAAGACTTATATTTATCATTGGTTCCCTGAGCGGAACCATTTTCATTAATATAAAGGTAAAAATCAACTGCCTTGTCATTTATGAATTTGTCCTCTACTAAAAATACTAAATTAAAATCTCTTTTTTCTCCCTTTTTCATTTTTACCATCATAGCACTTTTACTGTTCATTGGGACATCATTATTTGCTGTAAGAAGTTCTTGCCCCATTTTCCGATTAGTATCATTATAAGCTAATATGTATAGGTTTCCTAAGCTTAGGACACCAAAATATCTATCTACCTCTAAACATTCTATTGTTGCACTTATAATAAAATACGAATAACCATCTACTGTGTTTCCGTCCTTATCAACATGCCCCAAATCATCACAATAGTTAAAGTCTCCTAATTTTTTAGATGTTGTAGTGTTGTGTATTGTAAACTTATAATATTTACTTACAATATTATCATTCTGTGTTATGACCTTTGTGCCATACCATCCCCTACTAATCTCTTCGAACATGCGTTTTTCTTCGTTATTGGAATTTTGTGAATAGGATGCTCTGTTTTTATCTTCTTCATTTCTCGAAGACACTAAATTATCTGCATTTTTATTTTCTACTTTAGTAGAAGGTTCGGAAATTTTTTTTTCATTATTTTCTTCACTTCCAAAAACATTATTAATAAACTTAACTAATAAATTATTGTTTGTAGCTAAGTTTAAGTTTTTTCCTATACTTAGTAGTAAAACTATTGCCATTATGGTAATTATGGAAATTTTAATAATGTTTATTTTTTTCAACTAATCATACCTTCTTTCTAATTGAGTATACTAAATCATCATACCATACACCCACTAACATTACCATGATATTTTCTGAAAAATTTTAGCCTATTTTTCTTCAGAAAAAGTCATAATCTTTCATAAACAGCTTCACTACATATCCCTTCCTTTTATACATCCCATAAGGCATTCTTTTAACAGCCTGCTGTCAGCAGTATCATAAAAATGTAAAAGTGCCTGTATACCATCTTCCTGTAAGCTAATCTTTATGCACTTTCAATTCTCTAAATACATCTAACAAATACTTAGCTACAGGCTCCTCGGCCTCTATAGTTAGATGTATCCCATCCTTTTCAAGCGGCAAGCGAAGGCTGCCCACATCAGCAAAATGCACTCCCTCTTCCTCTGCCACATTGTGAAGAGCCTTAGATAAGCCACCATCCAAGGTACTAAACTTTTCATAGTATCTGTCACCTGTAAAATCAAGTTTAGGAGGAGCTATAAGCAGTATATCTGTCTTTCTACTGCTGTAGGCTTCATTTTCAAATAGCTTGTCTATCAGAGCCTTCATCCTCCCTGCCACCCTATCTGCATCAGGCTTGCTATAGCTTAGATAATCATTGGTTCCAAGCATAATAGCCAAAAGGTCAATACGCCCCGCCTTCTCTATAACCTCTTCAAATTCTTCAAGTTCAAAGTCCATAGATGGTATACATCTGCCCACCTTAGCTTCTACGATGAATTCCCATTCACCCTTTAATTCATTAGCCAAGATACCCGTAAATCTTTGATTCTCAGGATATCTCGCCCCACTATGTCCGCCCCTTACATCTACTCCATAGGTATTGGAATCGCCGTAAAATAAACACTTCTTCATACTTCTCCTCCATTTCTCACACTTACTGTATAAACTTTCGTTTATTTAATCTCTTACCTGCTATCCTCTTAGCCTAATTTATCCATTCAAATAAGCCACATAACAAGTGTAACACCTGTATGTGGCTTAAGCAAGCAGCTATATTTAATTAAATTTCTTTGATACTAATCTTGTACAGCTTAGCAATTACTCCCATAAGGTCTCTACAGCCGTCTGAAAGCCTGTTCTTCTTCTCTGTTACCAGATAAAGCTTTCTGTAACCGCCCTCCTTACTTATCTTGAATTCAAGGAGTTCTCCTCTTTCAAGCTCTCCGGATACCGCAAGCCTTGACATCATGGCTATTCCAAGACCGTTGATAACAGAATTAATTACAGTCACTGTCTTGCCAAAGGTTGCACTTACCTTTAATTCATCCTGAGATATGCCCTGGCTTTCAAGAAGCTTGATAGCCTCCTTTCTTGTACCTGAGCCACTCTCTCTCATAATGAAATCTTCATTTTTTATCCAGTTAAGGTTGGTCTCTCTCTCCTTTATCTTCCTGTATTTCTCAGAATTCTCAGTTACGAGGATTAGCTCGTCATCATAAAATGGAATAAAGTTACACTTGTTGCTGTTGATTTCAGTACCGGCTATGCCGATGTCTGCCATATGGTTGGTAATGTCCTCTACCACCCCTGCACTGTCAGTTTCTCTTACCCTAAAGTCCACATCAGGGAATTTTTTCTTAAATGCTGAAAGAATCTCAGGTACAAGGAACTGTCCCGGTATAGAAGAGGTAGATATAACCACCTGTCTTACCTTGTTGTCTTCATCCATTGAAAATGAATTCTGTATCTTGTCAGCAAGCTCAAGTATCTCTTTGGCATAGAGGTAGATTCTGTCTCCCTCATCCGATAACTGGACCTCTTTGGTTGTCCTGTCAAACAGCCTGACTCCCAGCTCTTCTTCCAGGTTGTTGATATAGGCACTTACCGTAGGCTGGGTAATGAACAGCTCCTTTGCAGCAAGTGTAAAGCTTCTATTATTGGCAATCTTTACGAATGCTTCCAATTGTTTTAATGTCATTAATACGCCACCCTTTCCGTCTCGCCGCCAACCTTCTTTGTTACCTTTATCACATCCATATATTCTATTATTGGCTTAGCACATTTTCTACTTGTTTCAAACATTTCCCTTACTTCTGAAAT
It contains:
- a CDS encoding ABC transporter ATP-binding protein, which translates into the protein MYVEIEALTKIIDKNKVLDDVSLEMDKGKIYGIKGKNGSGKTMLLRAVCGLIKPTEGLVRVSGKQIGKDVTFPDSVGVLIENPGFIPSLSGYDNLKMLADIKGLIGKEEIEAAMEKVGLEKACFKKKYKTYSLGMKQKLGIAAAIMESPELILLDEPTNALDEESVRKLLDILKEEKERGACIILASHDMEELTLLSDIIFILEEGRVRKAE
- a CDS encoding GDSL-type esterase/lipase family protein; translated protein: MKKCLFYGDSNTYGVDVRGGHSGARYPENQRFTGILANELKGEWEFIVEAKVGRCIPSMDFELEEFEEVIEKAGRIDLLAIMLGTNDYLSYSKPDADRVAGRMKALIDKLFENEAYSSRKTDILLIAPPKLDFTGDRYYEKFSTLDGGLSKALHNVAEEEGVHFADVGSLRLPLEKDGIHLTIEAEEPVAKYLLDVFRELKVHKD
- a CDS encoding selenium metabolism-associated LysR family transcriptional regulator — encoded protein: MTLKQLEAFVKIANNRSFTLAAKELFITQPTVSAYINNLEEELGVRLFDRTTKEVQLSDEGDRIYLYAKEILELADKIQNSFSMDEDNKVRQVVISTSSIPGQFLVPEILSAFKKKFPDVDFRVRETDSAGVVEDITNHMADIGIAGTEINSNKCNFIPFYDDELILVTENSEKYRKIKERETNLNWIKNEDFIMRESGSGTRKEAIKLLESQGISQDELKVSATFGKTVTVINSVINGLGIAMMSRLAVSGELERGELLEFKISKEGGYRKLYLVTEKKNRLSDGCRDLMGVIAKLYKISIKEI